gagctgctggagcaggtgcgggacctggagctgcagggagttTCCGCGGCCGAGTCGGGGGATGTGAGCACGGCCCTGGAGCGGTTCAGCGAGGCCATTCGCCTGCTGCCCGAGCGCGCCTCGGGCTACAACAACCGCGCCCAGGCTCTGCGCCTGCGGGGGGACGTGGCAGGTGAGCAGCACAGGTGCGGGTGGTCCCCTGGTCCCCTGGCCCCCACCCACGCCTCTCTCCCCTCCACCAGGTGCTCTCCAGGACCTGGACACGGCCATCCGCCTGAGCCGTGGCCGCGGCCGTGCCGCCTGCCAGAGCTTCGTGCAGCGCGGCCTCATCCACCGGCTGCAGGCGCGGGATGAGGATGCTCGGAGGGACTTCGAGCGTGCGGCGCGTCTGGGCAGCGCCTTTGCCCGGcggcagctggtgctgctgaacCCCTACTCGGCGCTCTGCAACCAGATGCTCTGCGAGATGCTGGGGCGGCTGCGCAACCCCGATGGCACCGGGAGCGAgtgagaggggcaggagaagggccAGGCAGCGAGCGAGCTGGGTAGAGCCATCATATTCCCGAGGAAGGCATGTCCTGGCAGCCGCAGAACGTCCATCTCTGCTGTCAAAGATCCTATTCCTCCTCCTGGCTCATAGCCGGGGACTGGAAGTACCGAAGCGCCTTGCTGTGTTTGTCGCGCTCTGCTCCAACCCCAATAAACCTCCTTCTGTCCCTGGCACTTGGGCTTCGCTTGCGGCGTTGCGACTCCTGAGCGTGCACAGCCCCGCGCAGATGGGGGGCCTGGTGGGCGTTGGGACTGGGCTCCTCTGCTGAAGAAGGGCGATGAGGGCGTGGGAACGAGCATCCTCTCTCCGGGCTCTTGGTCTCCGGCCGCTGTGGGTGCGGCAGCCCGACCCCGCGGCTGCGCGCTGCGATGCTGCCTGGGATGTTGCGGGGCGGCCAGAGGGTTTGATGGTGGATGGATGCTCGCAGTCGTGCGGGACCCGCCCCTACGTGCCGGGGCCCCGCCGCAGAGCCGCACTGCAGACGGGGCCggactcagcagcagcagcagcagcgatgCCGCAGGTAAGGCGCAGCCGGGCCGCAACCTCCGGCcctgctgtgtgctggggcagcgGGGGCGGCCCcatggccctgctccagctgcctctcTCCTAGCGCTGAGCACGGCTGAGATGCCATGGGGTGTCCCAGGGGCTGGCCGGGAGATGCGcttgccctcctgctgctgctgctcggCCTCCCGGCGCTCTCCTCAGCAGGTGAGGCTGCCGTGGGGTAGGGCACTCAGCTCGGGCAGCAGGACCCGCGCTGTAGCTCCGACACGCCGCGGGCTCTCCGGCAGGGCTGGCGGAACTGGGCCCCACCATCGACGGGCAGCCGCGGGCGGTGTGCACGCTGCAGGAGGGGGAGAGCCGTGCCTTCACCTGCCGGGtcccccagccagtccccaGTGCCACGCTGGCCTGGTACCTCAATGGGCAGAGGCAGGAAGCCAACCTGTCGACCacgggcactgccagcaccttCACCCTCACTGCCCGGCGCTCCGACCGCCAGCTCAACTGCTCCCTGATCGACCCGGCCTCCGGTGAGACCCACAACGCCTCCATCCTCCTCGATGTGCAGTGTAAGGTCCACAGCGCTAACCTGCTCCTGactgggatgtggggagggtgtcctggagctcctgcctgtccagggcAGGACCACAATCCATGTCCATCACAGCCATAACAGGACAGCAGTTTGTCAGTTCCACACTGACAAGGCAGACAAGTGCTCCTGGACCCTGGCAAGACAAATCCTGGGTCTGTTGCCCCCATCCCTCTGGCCCATCTCACTGTCTCTGTTTTTCACCCAGACAAGCCGGAGATTCTGCAGGCAGGTGCCCGCTACCAGGAGGTCGAGGGCTCTGGCCTCCACCTGGTGCTCTTTGTGCTGGTGCAAGCCAACCCCCCTGCCAGCATCACCTGGGTGGACCAGGACGGGCATGTGATGGCCAACGCCTCTGACTTCCTCCTCCTGGGTGCCACACGCTACCCAGGGCTGGCCAACCACTCGCTCCACATCCACCTCAGCAGCATGGCTGGGAACTTCTCTGTCAGTGCTGCCAACAGCGTGGGCgtcaccaccacctccctcctccccacaggTAGCTGTTGtgggggtgggcacagcacagtgcTGCGTGCAGGGGTGCTGAGGGGGCTGCGCTGCCCGTGCAGGTCTGCTGGATGCCCGTGTGGAGCTGCCTGCTCTGGGTGTTGCTGTTGGAGCAGCACTGGCCCTGGCCTCCTTGCTCAGCCTGGGCTtctgtgctgcctgcctggcaTGCCGCTCACCCAAGCCGGTGCCAGGCCCAGGGcgagcaggagggagcagcctGCCCAGCCGGTGCTCCCACTGCAGTGGCTCcgagcacacacagccccagggcgCTCACCTGCCCCGCCAGACCCGGTCCCTGCCACCCGACCTGCGCCTCAACAGCCTCACACAGGAGGATGGAGGTAAAACCCcaatgtgccagcacagcaaggcacAAGAGGCCACAGGTCCTGCCTTGGTGAGGGATAGATGTTCTGGCTCTtgcccctttccttcccttcagctTCCCCCAAAGAAGGAG
This region of Pithys albifrons albifrons isolate INPA30051 chromosome 23, PitAlb_v1, whole genome shotgun sequence genomic DNA includes:
- the TTC36 gene encoding tetratricopeptide repeat protein 36, which encodes MATANDRAVLQTIFNPSTPFGDIPGLDDEEEDVQEEVEAFPLELLEQVRDLELQGVSAAESGDVSTALERFSEAIRLLPERASGYNNRAQALRLRGDVAGALQDLDTAIRLSRGRGRAACQSFVQRGLIHRLQARDEDARRDFERAARLGSAFARRQLVLLNPYSALCNQMLCEMLGRLRNPDGTGSE
- the TMEM25 gene encoding LOW QUALITY PROTEIN: transmembrane protein 25 (The sequence of the model RefSeq protein was modified relative to this genomic sequence to represent the inferred CDS: inserted 1 base in 1 codon; deleted 1 base in 1 codon), with protein sequence MGCPRGWPGDALALLLLLLGLPALSSAGLAELGPTIDGQPRAVCTLQEGESRAFTCRVPQPVPSATLAWYLNGQRQEANLSTTGTASTFTLTARRSDRQLNCSLIDPASGETHNASILLDVQCKVHSANLLLTGMWGGCPGAPAVQGRTTIHVHHSHNRTAVCQFHTDKADKCSWTLARQILGLLPPSLWPISLSLFFXPDKPEILQAGARYQEVEGSGLHLVLFVLVQANPPASITWVDQDGHVMANASDFLLLGATRYPGLANHSLHIHLSSMAGNFSVSAANSVGVTTTSLLPTGLLDARVELPALGVAVGAALALASLLSLGFCAACLACRSPKPVPGPGRAGGSSLPSRCSHCSGSEHTQPQGAHLPRQTRSLPPDLRLNSLTQEDGASPKEGGASARGEESAPPGLENSLVLSKLGFVQLPMSGRIYKVPSASSDEIWL